DNA sequence from the Pomacea canaliculata isolate SZHN2017 linkage group LG7, ASM307304v1, whole genome shotgun sequence genome:
CAGGCTCTTCGTGTATACCTGTATATGTAGTCAAGTAAATTAAAGTATAtgacacatgtaaacaaaggaaaaacatgctttgttttttttctctcactgtcCTTCACGTACATTCTGTgttctttactctttctttaCCCCTAAGGAATATTTACATATTAACACACTTCCATCCATCTCCATATACAGTATCTCACTTACACCcaacaactcacacacacataaacattttataaattcatCTAGTTCACCTAAGTAAAATCTTTACGAATCAGGCTTATCTGTTTAATAATGACTGAAATTTATAACCATTTTGGTTCTTAATGTCCTTAATtggtaaataatttttccactggtaatcaattttttttacagtaaaatagGTAATGAAAATCATCCGCAATATCCTTAGTGTTACAaagagcctttcatttctaagtaTATTTGTTTGCTTACAGTTATTGACTCAATAACCTAAATGTtatcaaagggagacaattatGGGGGAGTATTTTTAAGAAGAGttctggtaaaaaaaagtatttataaacattctataattaaaatgtttgggGGGAGTTTAGTTCTCCTATCCATTTCTGGATATTTTTAGTGGTCCTGAAGGGACCTCTCTAATATCTTCTTTAACAAATTACCTGAtatgtttcctgtttttctggtttattcatatttcactTAGACCAAGATCTTGCAGTGTTTACTGGACAGCACTGATATAACTAGACTTAAGaatatttgtttcatgtaaGTTTAAGAGCATTCTACCACACTTTTCAAGCACTATGCAAGATGGAGTGGACTTTCTTACTTTGAGaatcattttgtgaaatgttagCTGGAACTTAACACAAATATCATTAATATCACTAATgcctataaaaataaaagtaatgcaGGCAAATTACTATAGCTCTTGTTTCCTTTATCAGACAACAGTGTTTTAAGATGGCACAAACTAACagataatattttcattatataACCATTTCAGTATGCTATAAATGATTTAAACTTTCAATACAGTTTATTTATCTATGTAGCTTTATAGCTAATTTCATTGTGTGagagtaatgatgatgattggcaTCATACACCACTTCTGGAAGTTCAATATGACAGCAAACATCTTTACATCAATCTCACCTTTCTTAACCATATGCATCATCCTAATGTTTCAGCTTGCTGACAGTATTAGATATTTGTCTGTAGCTTCTCTTATATATACAGAAACTATATGCTTTTTggatttgtgtgtatatatgtaggTTTTCCATATGCGTATGTTCACGATAAGTAATGTGCATGAgaacatcattttttaaagcaataatAGCTTTCTGATTTCCATTATATATAAAGTCTTCAATAAGTTAAATCCTAACTTGTGGGTGCATGTTTACAACTATGATGCAAACAGGCTTGTTCCATAAACTTAAATATGTGTCTGAGTTTACTATAGTTTTATTgcattaatttctctttttacttttgAGAAGCATGGTAAATCTTTCGGTCTTCCTCAGAAACCTAGTActgtttctttggttttttctaattttctggCTAGTAAATAATATGTCAAATATGTTTTTCGgaataaaatattgacaaactACAGTGCTTTGTTGAGTACATGGTGGTCTGATAGCTCATGCTGCATTCTTCTTCCTCACGTTTGCTACAATACCACTGACATTGATGTTTTGGTGTCTTATATGACTGAGCAATGTTTCTGTTTGATAAATTCCCCATTTTTTTCATACTATAGGTGCACTGGTGTCACGTGGACCTTCGTGGGTATGAAATAAATATAGTGAACTGGTAAAATTACTCAGTATGAAATAAAGTATTGTTTTGTCATGTCTTAAAACCTTTGTTCAGAgataaagaaatggaaaaccGGCATATTAATACAATCACTTTGTCAGTTAGTGTAATAACTTCTTTAAgccatattttatgtttttttatgtcAGCAAATGCTTTCCGATGATaagacactttttttctatattaatGCTTAACAAGAACCACGTTATCATTAAGAAACATTTCGATATAtaaatgttgcttttattttcagacgTGGGCAGATAAAACTAAGAATGGAGTACtcataagtaaacaaaaaatattgtttagacTTTGAAATAGAGATGCTTAGTTACGTCATTATTATACATCTTCTAAAATAAAGACAGTGTCATATTTAAGATAGGGCATTGCCAATAGTACGATTTTGTGTCAACAGCACGAATAATTGCACCAAATTTCGTCTTATAATATTGAGATACCGTACATGCCATTTAAAAGAGAAGCATAATTAGTTAGAGGGTCTTGAAGTAGAAACCACTGAAGTAGAAACATGTTGTGTCATCTCCTTTATAACACATAACTGAGTTATTAACGAATTGTGTGTCTTTTTAAACTCAATTTATAGTACATCAGTACATAAGTACATCAGccaaaaacatttaagaaactTTCAGGTATAACTATATCTAAAGAAACATTGATTCATTTCAAAAAATACATTGGTCTTGAAGATAACCACACATGTGACTTCTTTTCCAGTTAATTGGAAACAAGATGGAAAAagtaatcaaaatattttgatatatatataaggaaaaGCCATAAAAGATGACATCATATCAAATATATGTATTAAATTCGTTGggtaagaacaaataaataaaacgaataGTATATTAGATACTACTTCATTTAAATCAAAGCTTTTCATAAGGAATATTAATTAGATTAAACGAACCAACATTCCTGATATCCATTCTTAGtctaaacaaaatgttcatatatatatatataaattacttaaaaataaaatataggatGTAAGAGATACAAATTTTAAGGTGTTTGAATCTACGGTATATTTTCTAAAATCGCTTCATTAGAAGTTACAACAGGAACTCATGTTAATtagccagggcttctgcttacgcaaaaaatgcgtacagtactcattaaaagttcggaggactccttcaatttttgtcaatggggtccccttcaaatctgggcgaagaacagggaccccttcttcagatttttaaggagtccctgggaccccaaagaatttagccttagcagaagccctgaattagCTGTACTCATGTTCCATGATCAATGCCAATTGACAAATGATCGATACCGTAattacagtaattaaaaaatagttatcTTAAATTCACAGTTAGTGAtcattgtaacattttattacgccataaaataaaacaaacaaaaaaatggtttaaaaagCAGACCACATTGCTGTGTAAGTCCGAGTTGTTATCTAAACATTTCTGCTGTTAACAACTGGGGCAAGTATTCTTTGCTGATGTAAGTCCAAGTTGTTATCTAAACATTTCTGCTGTTAACAACTGGGCAAAGAATCAACAACTACTTCTGCTTTAGGGTAGTTGCTTTCCACCACACAAGTGGTTTCATCGGCTTTTGGTAATATCTTCTGTTCGGTGTCACAATATCTATCATAAGATATTAACTGAGAATTAAGTTTCTTGGATTCTTCCACGTCCTCCCTTTTCATATGAACTGCAGACCTGTAGGAACAATCAGTGTCATTTATTAGAACAATAAGGAACTTATTAGAAGTGAAGCATGTATTTTagtaacaaataaacaaatactaaatATGAAGATACAGTATTCACTTTTACTCCAAGTTTACAGTACTGTAAGGAATCCTGCATGTATATCGCATTCATATTACAACTCACCTTCgttttttaacaataacaaatcCAAGTGTCAAAACCAAAGCCAAAGCCAGCACACCAACAACTGGCAACACCACAGGAACCACCGACACAGACGAACCTATAAATTAAAATGTAGGAATAATATAAGCAAAGCAGAGCTTTATTGCCCTTTGAAAACATGAGCaagtaaaatttacaaaaaaacattttagatgatatgaaaaaatctaaaaaattaataattagtGACAAATTGATATCTTTTGTTTCCCTTCGCATATTTGGAATCATTAAAGCCCTTTCCAGCTGGCAGAAGAAAGATCTACATATAATCACATCTCCGATGAAGCTTTACGATGCTTCTTTAGCCTGACTGTGAGACGTTAGAATAATCTCAAGCATGAAATTGTCAAAGTAATACACTTTAGAAGAATGTGTAATGATTTGAATACAATGAAGATATGCTAGAAAAACAACATTACTTGAGGAGAGGGGATTACTACACTTGAATATAAACTTTACAGATAAAGGTAAAAATGCAGTCTGAttgctgaaataaataaataaacaaataaataaacaaataaataaataaatattagcaGCATGTTAAAGCAGAGTCGGAAATTTTCcttgaactctttttttttgatCAACATGTAATTTAGGCAAGCGTAAGTAGCCAAAGGCTAGAGTGTACCTTCAAGTGTTCTGATCCTCAGCGAAGCGCATCAACCACCAGGATTTGGGGTGTCAACAACAGTTATCGACGTTTTAAGGGAACACAATCTTTATAgactattttaaacaaaactgccAACTATTTCAGAAGTTACTTACTTTCTGTATCTTTGACCACAGTCAAGCTGCACACTTGGGCTTGGAGTTGCGGGACAAAAGTGTTTGGCCGACACACATACTCTCCACCTGGATCGTCTTTCACTGTGAGAGTCACATGAAACATGTCATCACCTCCCACAGTGTCATACTGACACACACTGGAGCTTTGACATTCTGATTTGGTGATGCTGGCCAAGACAcctaaaaataattacaatgaatatttttcagtgtcagtgtaatGGTATCAATAATTCAATAGATAGTTTAATAATATGATATAAAGTTTTTCATGCCCACTGCTGTGAATATTTACATTACAACTGTTGTATTCTCTCCATAAAGAAAATTTGATGAGCTCTAAATAGTATTAAAGCTTACTCTTGTTTTTCTCTATACTAAAGCTGTCCACGTTGAACGAAAATCTGCAGTTGAAAATTACTTCAGCTCCGTCTCTAGGCTTAATTGCCTCACAAGTTGCATTATCTGCAAATCACAAAGTTATACATAGGTAATGTCTATATTTCTGGCAATAAAAGGCACACAATTTTTCATTGATAAGTACTTGCCTACAAACATTCAAAAGCTTTTCATGTTTCATTAAGCTATGTAACTTTTTGCACTCTTCGTTTCACTGTTTGTGATTATTTatctatctctttctttatttttatctttgtaaatctgtctatttatatttctctccctctgtccaTCTATAAATGGATCCTAGGGTCTATATTAAAAGTTTGTAACGTTTattctactaaaaaaaaaacctcctttGTGCCAATGAAATAAAGCTGTTAACTTATTAATTATTACCTTGCCTTCCCGAAAAACGACAGGTGATGGCATTAGGCAGAAAGCCGTTAGTGCTGCATCCGTAACTTCcctttttgttgacaaatcTGAGTGGTACAGTGATGACAACAATGTCAGACACAGGCTGCTGGCACTCAAAGCCTTCCTGTCCGATGCAGTAAAGCTGATGGTCTATCCATGCACAGTCAATCAGCTTCTCTGTGTATTACAATAAGGAGTTTGTTGACACTGTGTTCTCATGCACTATTTAAATAAGCATTACAgcaattttgttgttggttaatagtaaaaaaaaataatgtcattcACAGAGAATTGTATCGTAAATCTGAATCGGATAGTTTTGTGCTATTCAATTTAGAGCATGTGATAAATAATCAGAGCtcgaaaaaatataaatgtaagattataaataaaataggaCTGATACATctattacaaaattaaattgaTTAATTATCGCAATAAAGTACTTGTCATTTAGCTAAATATTTGAAAGCTAAATTCAATGGCAGTCTAATCTGGGTGGGAAATTATGTTGTTATCACCAAAAAGTTTGTCTATGATTCCGTTTGAGGAAGAAAggtatttaataatttatttttaatcccaTCGTTAACGTGTGCTTCTTcgcctttttcttcattttaataaatgaaaatattaggAGCGAGGTTAAAAAggcgatttttttcttttttccctctttcgtacacacacaaacactaacacGTGTTACGTGTTCACACAcgatttaaacatttgtataaaTAAGTTACCTTCTCCACCGCTGTCAGGGTAAAAATAGATTGAAAAATCAGTTTGCGTTGAGTTAATATTTACTGGGAATGTAAATGTCAGTTTACTATTCTCCATTGCTGTACACTTCGTTTCCTTCAAAGctgcaaagtaaaataataatacaagtttCAAAATACGATGCATATGAAACATTCAAACAGTAAGAGATGTCTGTCTTATAAAAATAGTACTGAAATTTGTAGTTGATATGCAATTGATTTAAAACTGcccaaatataaaaaaatgatgaagtaAGATTTTACTATTTACAGTGTTATGTAAACCCATTTTATTCAGCTGATTCATAAGCGTatcaaaaatagtttgtaaaatatatgctaatttttgaaacaacataattttatataaagtattaagtttattattaaGTAACTAAACGTGTGTTAACACTAACCGTTTGCTGTGAAAGAGAGTAGCAAACTACCAACGAAGGATGTGTGCATGAATGAACGTGTCATTTGTGGTTGGCAGCAGTCACGACGCAGTTactgcaaacaaaattttgtaaatCAAGGCTATTTTTCACgtattatcaaaatatttacttgaaataaaagtattctAATTTAGTACTTAACTCAGTAGCTAAATATGAATGTCATGGagtaaaataatggaaaaagTTCTAAAATTCCAATGTTTCTTACTTAATTGTAAGCACAGCCAGGTACACCTCTGAAGAGAGCCTCGGGGCCTACGTGGGAGTAACAAAAGTTTTGCAGGTAACTTATCTATGACAGAAGGTCGTCGGGTGGTTAAGCTGCAATGACTAGACTCCTGACATCGGCCTAAGCCTCTTTTTAATAGAAGGTCACCTTGAAAATGTTAATCAGTTCACCTGTCCTCAAGGTAGGGTTGACTATCAGAACAGGTGAAGTAAACAACTGCTTAGGGCACAAGGACTGAGAAAGTGGGGcacacaatattaaaaatatttattaccttTCAGCGTTATGTTTGGATACTTCTTTCTCAGTACTTGTAAATCTGTTGTTCTTGTATGACCCTTGTTGAATTCTCAGTGTTTTGTCTTCACTTGTAACaaatgttgacaataaaataaatacatttcactTTAGAATGAAGACTGTTTCTGggattttattagttttaagtGTAAATTAAGgggcaggaaaaaaatatgcttcGGGTGTATTAAGATATCTTAGTTTGAGGAGAATCACATGGGTTGTGATGggttgacaataaaataaatacatttcactTTAGAATGAAGACTGTTTCTGggattttattagttttaagtGTAAATTAAGgggcaggaaaaaaatatgcttcGGGTGTATTAAGATATCTTAGTTTGAGGAGAAAGAAGGGTAAACGGCTAGAGCagtgtcatggatctagtcagagtgctaggactgggcgcgtgtgtggatgaaagcgtgcgaatgatggacgttctctaaatggAACGTGATAAATGACGTCAAGTGACGTCAAAAAAAATAGTGAGGTAAGCAGGAGAGAGACGTTAGAAaagatatggaagcagaaggacgttagagggcatttttagaagaagaaggacgctagagaacagagagaaggagaggtgAACGCAATTGCCAAGACATTTGCTTCGCTAGTCGGAGATCGAATAAGGTAGTATGAACGAAGAAACTACTGCCAAGACAGTAAGTTTGAAAAGCGAGTAGAAGCTACGGTGAATTTTGTGGTTGTGATAGAAGAGACgttgattgccaagacagtgagcttatagtgtgtgaggtgttctTTGTACTTCGTAGATGTGGAAATCGAAGGAAAAACTATTGTGTTAGAaccgttttgtttttatagttaggatctattttttttgtaattttgatcagtaaacagactcgtacaggcgaatcattctttaattggaacgaacgaaagaacgcgcagttgtccgacccgctggtgagttggagagagtgaaagacaaGAGGCACTGGCGGCGTCGTGACAAGCagaggtgggcaattaattttcccagggggccgcatgagaaattgggatggttttagagggccggactaatatagttaacttcgttttacccaatactgtataaatagtatatatatactggcgggcgggccagcgggcgggccggtctgagacaggaggcgggccggatccggcccgcgggctggGCTTTGCCCTGGTCTGGGATAGAGGGATGCAAGGCTTATAAATCTCTATTTTTACAGAGAAATTCAGGGCCAGCCAATGTTCCATTTCTACTTTCCTTCTTTCacaaacttttttgttaattCATAAAACAGTAATCGAAAGGAACTTataaactctctttctcttagtGAAAAAAACCTCATTTAACCATTTCATTAGCAAATTTAAGAAAGAATTCAGTTGTGACTAGCTGTGGtttttaaataagaacaaaataagaaaatcatcatttaatttttttttaatttgtcagtTACACTGCATCAGTAAATATGTAGAAGGTTTTGAGTTTATTTGGGcatattaaatatttcaagtaTGCTTTAAACCTTTAAATCTTAACACTCAACAAAGGTGGCTGTAGCTAAGATAAACTATATTAACTTAATACAACAAATCACACTTTTCAAGTGTTATAAGTGCAGGCACTAAATATTTTAGAAGCACAAAGATAAAGCAttgaaagcaaacacaaaactgAACTTCAACATAGATATGATTACGCACAGAGGTGTAATGTTGTATAGCAGGTATCGTAATATAATACAActctatacacatatacataccaGGAGTAGGCTTGACACTTTTTTTCGCTCCCCTTATCTGTCTGAAATAAGGAAGAAGTACATGTGTCAAAGTGTTGTGACACGACTACAAATTTAGGCCTAAGCTTTTTCAGTTGAAATAGGTCTCTGCGATAGCGCTGACTAAAGCCCCCCTACTCCTTATTTCTCGTTAATATTAAAACGAAACAATAGAGCAACAAAATGTAGacagaaatgtgtttgaaatatcAACATCACACCAAAAGACAAAAGTGATCTTTAATATCCCCTCTCCTTTCACGCACTGTATTGTTTAAATGAAAGCCACAGAATGTGGATATATAAGATATAATCTGCTAATTTTCTGAGATCAGGTGATTTAATACAGTAGTATTTTTCGTTTTCTCTTTAATCTCCATGGCTCTAGAATAAATTTAATATGGGTTGTGATGATTTAAGAATGGTTTAAGATTTAACTAATTTATTTCATcgataatatttttgtgatactGTTGTAGCAAAATCTCCAAGTCATGAAATCCGCTACCACCATCGGTAAGCACTAAGTGGTTCTACTTGTTATGTGTACGACCTACATACAGGCGGTGACTACAGAAAGGTCAATACCTTTAAGGAACCCTCTAGTGTGCTACACACCCCTTAAACACTCAAGTAGATCAAGGAAGTAAGCAATCTACCCATCCGGGATTTCCCGCACAGTAGTAAGTGAGATAACCTCAGTCCTGTACACCGTGTATAATGGCCAGGAAAGCAAAATGGCGTATGAGATCGGTGAAAATATACAGATAGAAGACAGGTGGACGGGTGAGCACATTAGTAACCAGTTAGGTTACATGCTGGTGTCAATGATTCTTTAAAGATCAGCAAGCACAGGTACGTTTACTTCCCTGACAATAATGTTTTAGTATAATTCTACAGATTGTAACCATCCGTACTCGCGTGTGTCTTCTTGTGTATAATTATAAGCAGGTAGGTGTACCTATGTTAACACATGTGTATCAAGCACCCAAAATACACATATGGAGGCtgatgcacatgcacacactgctACTTTTCTAGAATTCCGCAACCAGCAGACTGATTATGTTACATAGTTTCTGTATAGTGTGCGCTAGCTGCAATTCAAGATTGTCATACTTATTTGCTATCTTGTTGTTAATGGCCTTGCACAATCTCTCAAAGCGTGTCTTACTACCAGCCTGGCAGCTCAAATCACTCTGTACACATCAGATTTCTCACCCTCTTATCAGACTCGAGGGGTTCGGCCATCGCTCATTCTCTTTCGCTGGCTCAAGTATTTGGAATAGCCTGCATCTGTCTCTCTATACAGTGGGGATACTAGGTGGTTCCTGgtctaaactttttaaaaaacctatcTCTTTCGGaaatatatttgatttttttttctcctttacttGTGGTATTGGCCTTCTTTTTCTACATAAATACAAATCCTTCTGACTGTGAAGAGTTCAAGCGTGTCCATACATTCCTAAGGGTCTTTTGTGAAAGCAAACGTAATCCTGTCAAATTTATTCGAAGTAAATGTTGGTGTTGCaaatattttgaacttttttgaaatgttacagttgacaaaataaatagataaataaataaagatgtacTTTACTACATCTGCCCTATATTTCTTACGTAAAAATCTATCCCAAATTGTAATGTTCTTATTTTAATTCATGGTAATGGATTGAGTAGTTACTGAAGAATGAACTATGCAATCAActcaaaaaaaataattttattaacttaaaaaaagactgttCATTTTAATTCATATGAGATTTTAACCGCTTACAGCTTATCGATTGTCAAAACGTGATACAGAATTGCAAGATATTTAGGGTaataaatactttctttttctgttttcagtcgCTGGACAGCCATCATGAAGTGCGCGAGTCGGGGCTATTCTGTTTCCCTATCAGCGGGTCATCTAATGTTACTGCTTGATTTTACTGAACCACTCCTTATTATACTTGCGTACTCCCTGAACTGTCTTGAGCAATAAATACACACGTATGTAAATagaatacactttattttttgaggaaattaatgaaaatatgaCATCTTAAACCATCTGTATATTACAAATTTAACCaagaaaaaatcaacaataCATTATCAAAGAGAATGTATTTTCTTAAACTGATCAAAAGCCGATTTTTCGCTGAGTTCACCTTTAACTGGATTAGTGCTAATTATTATGAAAACCGTGTGTCTACGcttttgaagttttaaattataatcATTCATGAAACtattttagcattttatttgtgtttacataGAGATATGATGTTAAAAAGCAGTTTATACCTAGCAATTagaaagtacatttaaaaaataaaagtttgaggGACATTCttgtaaaaaattataaaacatttcaaagagtGCCACTTACACTCTACAGGATGGCCAGTGAGCATCAGGAGAAGTTTAAGCACGCAGTGCAcgtgctttcttgtttgaatgGCGAATGCAAGCCTCACATTGAACGCCTTGTCCAGCTTCTTGAGGAGAGAGGCGTCCAATGTGTCTACCAGGCAAGGGGAGACTATGGCATTGGAGGACTCTTTGCTACTCGCTTCAAAGACTTCTTTGGGATCTGCGAGAGAACCGTCATCCACATTTGTCAAGAAAGCATCGAAACGGTTTGCCTCTAACTTATATTTCAATATCTAAATGATTACCTGATAAAAAGTCTCTTAAAGAATTACACTTAATAAGAGTTTAAAGGGTTTTAGTCATTGAGAAGTTTCATCTATGCCCACGAATATTCATGTTATAATCCAAACATTCCAAATAAACCATAGGTCAAATTGGCTTAAGAGGTGTTGTGGACTTTTaatgttgaaatgtttgaaCAGTGTTTTTGAATATCGTGAACGTAAGTTGtcctttattatttaattcCTAAGCTTGGTTAAGCAGATAGAGATTGTAAAACCATATAGTAAACGTAATTTTTACAATGATCTTTCAAGTCTGTCTTTTACACTACCAACATTTCATTACCTAGTTAAGCTACGAATTCGAGAGAGTGGCTTTACATGTATAGGGATTTACTTACTTATCTTAATAGAACCTTATGTGCTAATGTTGGGCTTATTCACTGTCCAGTAAAAGAACAAGTAAATCGGACTCTTTAAATTggaataaaaattagtttatttattcttcgAATAATGTGACACCTTAATCTAATTTAATTTTCACATATACAACGTAAAGAGTAATCGTAAATCCTTTTTAGTTTGCTGTGTGgttgaaataaagattaaaagatCGAATTGACgcttaataagaaaaaattgaCTATTCTTCCACTGTGTAGTTTTGgtttttgatttctttcagGTTAAAGAATTCGAAGAAATTTTGCTTGATGGCGCAGAAAAGACATCTTTCTTTCGTATTCCATGCTCTCCTTTAGATTCCTCCAAATTTATCAAGCAGTTTAACGTTTGGGATCTTAGTGAGGAACCTGTATTAAAAAGGTTTATCGAAGAAATTTCTAAGAAAAGAAGCGACAGCCTAGATCTACCCAAAGCATTTGATGAGCCCTCCTTGCCTGTCTCATCTGACGAACTCCACATGGTCAGCCCTGTGGTCAGCCCCAAAACATTTAAAGCTGTATCCTTCATCCACCGAGGTGCAGTGTATCCAGTCCTGCATGTAGACGagtcttttcttcttccatcaTCAGTTGAAGAGCATATCAGTAAGTCTATTAAATCAGGTGAAACTTTTCTCGTTCCCTTTTATCGTCATTATTTCAGGTTCTTATCTTTGctctacttatttattttttatatactttCTGTAACAATATAGGATTAGTTATATCAGTCGCCATTATAAATAAGCTGATAAATATTAGCAACATTTAATGCCTTTGCTCATGTCTGATTGTGTGACTATGTGATCATATTAAATATTCACGGTATTCTATTAAAGAGGGTGGACCTTTTACCCCTTGTCGTCCAAGAGAATTATAGAAGGTGGCCCACTTGTAAGTAAGCAGCTTGCCGTGAAtatttaatttgatattttctga
Encoded proteins:
- the LOC112568028 gene encoding uncharacterized protein LOC112568028; the encoded protein is MTRSFMHTSFVGSLLLSFTANALKETKCTAMENSKLTFTFPVNINSTQTDFSIYFYPDSGGEEKLIDCAWIDHQLYCIGQEGFECQQPVSDIVVITVPLRFVNKKGSYGCSTNGFLPNAITCRFSGRQDNATCEAIKPRDGAEVIFNCRFSFNVDSFSIEKNKSVLASITKSECQSSSVCQYDTVGGDDMFHVTLTVKDDPGGEYVCRPNTFVPQLQAQVCSLTVVKDTESSSVSVVPVVLPVVGVLALALVLTLGFVIVKKRRSAVHMKREDVEESKKLNSQLISYDRYCDTEQKILPKADETTCVVESNYPKAEVVVDSLPSC